CTATAAAAATTCCAAAAGCTTGTGGTCTTTTGCCGTCATGCTCATGAATTTTGGGTAGTCCATTTGGGAAAGCAAATGGTTTTTGAAAAATGGGATGTGTTGCAGGTATTTCTACCAAATTTGTATTTGGAAAAATTTTCTTTATTTCTTTTTTAATGTATTGATCCATACCGTAGTTATCATCAATATGTAAAAAACCACCTGCTACTAAATAATTTCTAAGATTAATAATTTCGGTATCATTAAAAACTACATTGCCATGCCCCGTTAAATGAATATAAGGATATGATAATAAATCAGGGCTTGATGTTTCAACAGTAGCTGGTTTTTGTTTAATGCGGGTATTGATTGTGCTGTTGCAAAATTTAATTAAGTTAGGCAATGAAGTAGGATTTGAATACCAATCTCCGCCACCACTGTATTTTACTAATGCAATTTCCTGCGCAAATAAGCTGGAGCTAAAAAGGATTATGAAATAAAAAAAATGTTTCATAGAATTGATTTTAGTTTTCATTTGTGAAAATAACACTGTGACAGGCAACAATTGCAGCAGTTTCAGTTCTTAATCGTGTTTCGCCTAGCATCACAGGAGTGTATTCATTTTCGAGTGCTAGTTGTATTTCTTTTTCTGAAAAATCTCCTTCTGGACCTA
This portion of the Flavobacterium sp. CECT 9288 genome encodes:
- a CDS encoding DUF4159 domain-containing protein, with the translated sequence MKHFFYFIILFSSSLFAQEIALVKYSGGGDWYSNPTSLPNLIKFCNSTINTRIKQKPATVETSSPDLLSYPYIHLTGHGNVVFNDTEIINLRNYLVAGGFLHIDDNYGMDQYIKKEIKKIFPNTNLVEIPATHPIFQKPFAFPNGLPKIHEHDGKRPQAFGIFIENKLVLLYTYESDLGDGWEDPEVNNDPKEVRDKALKMGANIINYIFNN